In one window of Clavelina lepadiformis chromosome 4, kaClaLepa1.1, whole genome shotgun sequence DNA:
- the LOC143452333 gene encoding uncharacterized protein LOC143452333, protein MDIRDSKNITPTRVKVKQTNPLDSAKRFKPSTEHQESANNPFDPPQLNTQTQDPSDVTHPKQTIEANPHVEPHTDISEVTNQSNVLNTEIPSTTSGNVSKQPTICHAERNTSGVLYQTGLTQPKLPISASTSQTEVPNTSASVANLPMTSSAEHRKDTERRIKEQEAIEKVRQEQKKHREADLRPQAGINVPLQNFPVVHPNLAEVTFYQGGAAPKQKRYVPSTDDLKDISHERSIDFDDLVRSDKRYTGMIGNPGAGKSTLSKRLAKTEEFTTFHVKFSDLPGRREFTLREMLIDNNYINLDDETCKHSFEWVKNNQSHCLIIFDGLDQANWAFKEEVAKLSYHTKQSVQNIIANIFNKHYLPDVKIIITSRPHSMLNLPHSLQPNRTIFIRDLSYDDMKTLFYAYTGTRADELWFQLSQNAPAVFSLCYNPLLLQLVITASLNPSKDVGEITTTTRVFATVLEGLRRSDNTKPRDIAGLILQISKLAYNATKKSTVVITPTEMEEEGLSSDDVQDIIVALHAYVGFSQRVFDGDQKYFFSHQMFQECFTARYIISQMSLDEFMSFVANEAFADEKWSVVRRFICGLLVDMLRDCHVGDQVSTTDMQTRSTFLMESQLPSDSSMSNIAATGHDQRERSLLLSRCFCCLNRQDDQVEEQISLTQKPAEEKISSPEHQSSALLSTRSTEQQEYMKASSSSGLYHFVLVTVFCKCFCKVI, encoded by the exons ATGGACATCAGGGattctaaaaatataacaCCAACACGAGTTaaagtgaaacaaacaaatcctTTAG ATTCTGCAAAAAGATTTAAACCAAGCACTGAGCATCAGGAGTCGGCAAATAATCCCTTTGATCCTCCCCAATTAAACACCCAAACACAAG ATCCATCTGATGTGACCCATCCAAAGCAAACGATCGAAGCAAATCCACATGTTGAGCCCCACACAGACATCTCAGAAGTGACCAATCAATCCAATGTTTTGAACACTGAGATACCTTCTACAA CTTCTGGAAACGTTTCCAAACAACCAACAATATGTCATGCAGAAAGGAACACGAGTGGTGTATTAT ATCAAACAGGTTTGACGCAACCTAAACTACCAATTTCAGCATCAACTTCCCAAACTGAAGTACCAAATACCAGTGCATCAGTCGCCAATCTACCAATGACTTCATCTGCAG AACATCGAAAGGACACAGAAAGAAGGATTAAAGAACAAGAAGCCATTGAAAAAGTCAGGCAGGAGCAAAAGAAACATCGAGAAGCTGATCTTCGGCCCCAAGCTGGCATCAACGTACCACTACAAAACTTTCCTGTGGTGCATCCCAACCTTGCCGAAGTGACGTTTTATCAAGGAGGAGCAGCTCCTAAGCAAAAAAGATATGTCCCATCTACTGATGACTTAAAGGATATATCACATGAGAGAAGTATTGACTTCGATGACCTGGTGAGGTCAGACAAACGCTACACCGGTATGATCGGGAACCCCGGTGCAGGGAAATCGACCCTGTCCAAGCGTCTTGCGAAAACTGAGGAGTTCACTACCTTTCACGTCAAGTTTTCAGATTTACCTGGTAGAAGAGAGTTCACTTTGCGCGAGATGCTAATTGACAATAATTATATTAACTTAGATGATGAAACCTGTAAACATTCATTTGAGTGggttaaaaacaatcaaagcCATTGTCTAATTATATTCGACGGGCTAGACCAGGCCAATTGGGCCTTTAAAGAGGAAGTTGCTAAACTCTCTTATCACACTAAGCAATCTGTGCAAAATAtcattgcaaacatttttaataaacattatctTCCTGATGTTAAAATCATAATTACTTCACGACCTCATAGCATGCTTAATCTTCCCCACTCCCTACAACCAAACCGTACCATTTTTATTCGTGATTTGTCTTATGATGACATGAAAACACTATTTTACGCTTACACTGGTACGCGTGCTGACGAGTTGTGGTTTCAACTTTCTCAAAATGCTCCTGCTGTGTTTTCATTGTGCTACAATCCGTTATTGCTTCAGTTAGTTATCACAGCTTCTCTAAATCCTTCAAAAGATGTTGGAGAAATCACTACAACAACTCGTGTCTTTGCTACCGTTTTGGAGGGTCTGAGACGTAGTGATAACACAAAGCCTCGTGATATTGCTGGTCTCATACTGCAG ATTAGCAAGTTGGCTTACAATGCCACTAAAAAGTCAACGGTTGTCATTACACCAACCGAAATGGAAGAAGAAGGTCTTTCATCCGATGATGTCCAGGATATCATAGTGGCACTTCATGCTTATGTTGGATTCTCACAACGCGTGTTTGATGGCGACCAGAAGTATTTCTTCTCACATCAAATGTTCCAAGAGTGTTTCACGGCTAGATACATCATTAGTCAAATGTCCCTGGATGAATTTATGAGCTTTGTTGCAAACGAGGCTTTTGCTGATGAGAAGTGGTCAGTCGTTCGACGATTCATTTGCGGCTTGTTGGTAGATATGCTCCGAG ACTGTCATGTCGGAGATCAGGTGTCAACAACAGACATGCAAACAAGAAGCACGTTTCTTATGGAAAGTCAATTGCCTTCAG ATTCCAGCATGAGCAATATTGCCGCAACTGGGCACGATCAGCGAGAACGCTCACTCTTGTTATCTCGTTGTTTTTGCTGCTTAAACAG ACAAGATGATCAGGTAGAGGAGCAGATTTCACTAACACAAAAGCCAGCAGAGGAGAAGATATCATCTCCAGAACATCAGTCATCAGCCTTACTTTCAACTAGGTCTACAGAACAGCAGGAATATATGAAGGCATCCTCATCATCCGGTTTGTACCATTTTGTTCTTGTTAcagtattttgcaaatgctTTTGTAAAGTAATTTGA
- the LOC143451755 gene encoding corticotropin-releasing factor receptor 2-like gives MLLLYFVFPIRPSKEPHDKEIEFLGEKQTSCVIIAKFCQNYTKVPGHCPYVNTHVTNMNPPDVCFSQTLGGGIAYTRCFKKLNGVHYNNSFNATRKCESDGRWSRINFTACHPIPDSSDPAEDYVNTHLKIVVMITYVGRGLSLFTLIIAFLLFWRLSKFNYDLNVVLENSQRGDDENSRLYAMEVLQRFNYNKLVIRKCMVWFQVLCRVLAAISIYSQVATYCWMFVEGVYLHMMVVMAYTYDRFSIKLYMALGWGTPIPITVIWAALKAVYEDKECWMQNPTDTWVEYFYQIPIFVLFAINALIMVNVVRILVTKLIKQNSLESAVTYSKAVKAAFFLFNLLGITYILFFLSPGDGAGFLGLFDLLLEQLGNSERGWKELAEMASQYKSALLGERPPWYWLMFNL, from the exons ATGCTACTactgtattttgtatttcctaTTCGACCCAGCAAAGAGCCCCACGATAAAGAAATTGAGTTTCTGGGAGAGAAACAGACGAGTTGCGTCATCATTGCCAAATTCTGTCAAAATTACACCAAAGTACCCG GTCACTGCCCTTACGTCAACACTCACGTGACCAACATGAATCCCCCGGATGTCTGCTTTTCCCAAACGCTTGGTGGCGGCATTGCCTACACGAGATGTTTTAAGAAGCTCAATGGAGTTCATTACAACAATTCAT TTAACGCCACTCGCAAGTGTGAATCAGACGGAAGATGGTCTCGCATTAATTTTACTGCTTGTCATCCCATACCGGACTCG agTGACCCTGCCGAAGATTACGTCAATACCCATCTCAAGATTGTCGTCATGATAACTTACGTAGGCAGGGGACTTTCCCTCTTCACGTTGATCATCGCTTTTTTACTCTTCTGGAGACTCAG TAAATTCAATTATGACCTAAACGTAGTTTTGGAAAATTCACAGAGAGGTGATGACGAAAATTCGCGGCTTTACGCGATGGAAGTTCTGCAACGATTCAATTATAATAAACTGGTTATAAGAAAGTGTATG GTTTGGTTCCAGGTTCTATGTCGCGTCCTGGCCGCCATCTCCATCTACTCTCAAGTGGCCACCTACTGCTGGATGTTCGTGGAGGGCGTCTACCTTCACATGATGGTGGTCATGGCTTACACGTACGACAGGTTCAGCATAAAGCTCTACATGGCGCTAGGTTGGG GCACACCGATCCCAATCACAGTTATATGGGCAGCGCTCAAAGCGGTTTATGAGGACAAAGAATGCTGGATGCAGAACCCGACAGACACCTGGGTCGAATATTTCTACCAGATTCCCATCTTTGTCTTGTTCGCG ATCAACGCGTTGATAATGGTGAATGTCGTTCGAATTTTGGTCACTAAACTCATCAAGCAGAACTCGCTGGAAAGTGCAGTGACCTATTCAAAAGCAGTAAAGGCggctttctttcttttcaacCTTCTTGGAATTACTTACATCTTGTTTTTCCTCAGTCCGGGAGATGGCgctg GGTTTCTTGgtctgtttgatttattgcttgagCAACTCGGAAATTCTGAACGCGGTTGGAAGGAATTGGCGGAAATGGCGTCACAATACAAGAGTGCCCTGCTTGGAGAAAGACCTCCGTGGTATTGGCTGATGTTTAATCtgtaa
- the LOC143452337 gene encoding 5-oxoprolinase-like, whose product MGRILQRTAISTNIKERLDFSCALFGPDGRLVSKAPHIPGHLGAMLDGVQFQMWAIEINEGDCIVSNHPCAGGVHLPVYSREFTSCSRTHNLHGNLADLRALVAANQKGIHLVLI is encoded by the exons ATGGGTAGGATTCTACAACGGACAGCAATATCCACTAACATTAAG GAACGACTTGACTTCTCGTGCGCTCTTTTTGGACCCGATGGTCGTCTTGTTTCCAAAGCTCCTCACATCCCAGGCCATCTAGGGGCCATGTTGGATGGCGTGCAGTTCCAGATGTGGGCAATAGAGATCAATGAAGGAGATTGCATCGTCTCCAATCATCCATGTGCTGGAGGAGTTCATCTTCCTGTTTACTCTC GAGAATTCACTAGTTGCAGCCGGACCCACAATCTCCATGGCAACCTGGCCGACTTAAGAGCGCTAGTTGCCGCTAACCAGAAG GGTATCCACCTGGTCCTCATATAG